aaaactaaaatgaaaaaactgaaaacactgagtccttaaggggttaaccttctggcacaagttgatttgaaaacatttgttttccactggagtacgtcTTAAACTAattcctaaggctaggtttccacttggttctttttttctggcagtttttggaaaactgccagtgcagtttttgagacaaattcagaagtggatccataaaggaggagaagtataagtccttcctttatatttcctattccttttgaatacatttctggttttggcccaaaaactacagtggcagatatccaaaaactgccagaacaaaaaccaagtggaaacctagcctcattcagtagagtagagatgagctaatGAGAAATGTCATGCAGACACATCTTAAGTTTTGATAGGTCGGGGTCTCCGTTCTCCAACTGATGGCTAGATAATGTGCTCAATCAGTCATGTTGTAGAGGATAGACTCCATAGACAATAAAAGGAGCCCATCTCCTGCAATGAGCTCGCTTCACTCATCTCTCTCTAGTGGTCAGTAGAGGTCTCAGCACAGAGACTCCCAATAAAAACTTACATGACatgtcaacattttttatttatttgtttgtttttagtaATGCAGTAGTAGTGTGGTGAATGgagcagtgttttcccaccagggtgcctccagctgttgcaaaactacaactcccagcatgctgcgaactgtagtttgcaacagctggtgaccccGTGTTAAGCATTTCCCTGTACTAAAGCTTAATaataggagtagagatgagcgaacttacagtaaattcgatttgtcaggaacttctcggctcggcagttgatgacttcctgcataaattagttcagctttcaggtgctcccgtgggctggaaaaggtggatacagtcctaggagactctttcctaggacagtatccaccttttccagcccaccggagcacctcaaggctgaactaatttacgcaggataagtcatcaactgccgagccgagaagttcgtgacgaatcaaatttactgtaagttcgctcatctctaaataggaggtccttgggtgaGAACCCACTGTACGGCTGGTTTTAGACTTATGTAATATGGTTATATTGCATCTGTGTGGCAGCCACAAGTCCCAGCTGAGTATGGGTTTAATAACCTGAACTAGAAGGATCATCCATCCCTGTGATGCTTTGCTTTGGTTATTAGACCCACAAACAGAACTTTCAGCCGACGGGGAGACAGAGGCATAATTCAGACACAAAAAGGTGTCCATGTTATACTAGAGACCTGACGAAGAGGAATAAACCCCCTCGAAATGCCTTGTCTGCTATCCAATAACCCAACGATCATACACATGGATTCTGGAGTGCCCTTTCTTTCATTCCTGATTGGCGCCAACTaaagtacccagcttttccagggagctgcatgagtgctgctatgACCTTTGTGTTATGCTATTGTGATTTCACCCTCAAGCATTAAAGGACTGAATTCCCAGGAGTTTATTCTGCAGGAAGGATAAATCATTAGAGGTGATTCCTTAATCATCATCCACTGTCAGACGTGTCCTCATTACCATATATGTAATTTTAGATACACATTATCCTCTTATGAAAGTcctattcctttaaaggggtactgcgctggaaaatatgtttctttaaatcaactggtgccagaaagttaaatagatttgtaaattacttccaaatcttaatccttacagtatttatcagctgctttttgctccacaggaagttcttttcttttttaatttcctttctgtctgaccacagtgctctctgctgacacctctttccatatcaggaactgtccagagcaggagaaaatccccatagcaaacctatactcctggacagttcctgacatggacagaggtgtcagcagagagcactgtggacagacagaaaggaaatccaaaaagaaaataacttcctgtggagcaaatatcagctgataagtactggaaggattaagatttttaaatagaagtaatctataaatctgtttaactttctgcaaccagaaaaatgttttcaaggggagtactcctttaagtgtcacTTTCTTCATGGAAAGCTGAGCAAGGACATGTGGTTAAATACATGTTACAGACTTAAAGTATGTCCACCCTGCGTAATTCCGCTGCTAAAATtgatctgcgcaaagaaagaatatgtttattctttgcacggaagtccacaACCCTGCATTGCCAACAGTGGTGACGGAATTATGCCTGgatattccgccgtgtgaacataccctagtaCTATAGGTATGGCTGGCTATATACCACAGGTATTGGTTCATATCTTGTGGGTCTGGATATGGCCACCATAACATCTGCTATCTCGACCTTCATCACATTTGCTGGGACAGGATTTGTCTGCTGAATCTGCATCATGCCAAGCTGCTGCCACACCGATATGCCCAACTAAGATGACTAAACTTACCTGGTGAGGCagctgtaaaaaaattttttatattttattgaagAGAGAAACAAGGACATGTCTATACAGTGTGGCAGAAAAgtattcagccaccaattgtgcaagttcttccacttaaaagatgagagaggcctgtaatttccatcataatatacctcaactatgagacatagactggaattcatcaagctggttagattgttttgtttttttaatctaaaATTGTCACACAAAGTCTTAGTCACTTCCCCTGAgacttttgtgcaacttttgctatagatcatatctgaaagtgaactaccatttgtagtgctttagactagttttatgcagtgggcaCTGATTCATTATGTGAGACTTTTCTCCGAAAGTCTcataaaagtctcacaaaagtcgcaGCACCATGTCACTTCAGCCCCGGAAAGAAGTCTAAGCGGGTAGCATGGGAGTAGGAGCCGTTAATTCATCAAGTGGCATGTGACCTTTGGTGAATTTGGAGCAGGACGGTATATTCTTAGGAGACTTTTCACATCTATAATAGCACATATACTAGTAAAATATTGatgaatgcccctcaaaattcctGAGATTATACACACAGCGTTGGTGCCCTTCAATgcctactgacccacagaataaagtcaataggtagcaaaataagCACATGTGAACGGACCGCTTCTCCAAAAATGCAGCATTCTCTAAGCTTATACAGAAATGTTTTCACCCAGTttgttcccccccacccccaccccattgcatttattacaaaaaaaaaaaatggataaatgtATAAGTGAGCTCTAATTGGCTGTGTTGTGATTCCACCGTATCACTGTgattccctccaactacaagtcccatgatcccttgtttgtaagggtGAGGTcactttctccctcccacacatcagtcatcccACCAAGATTAAGCTGTGctggcacagggggggatcagagggtggGTCAGATTGAGAAGGTACAGGTAATAAATGTGTATAATCCtctctaataaaagttggaatcgcccccttttcccattttatagataaatgaatgtaaagaaaaataaacatgtgttatcaccacatgcgtaaatgtccaaactattaacatataaggggagatttatcaaaacctgtctaaaggaaaagttgctgagttgcatatagcaaccaatcagatcgcttctttcatttttcacaggccttttcagaaattaaagaaccaatctgattggttgctatgggcaactcagcaacttttcctttagacaggttttgataaatctcccccataatgttaattaaaccacacggtcaataccgtaaagtaaaaaaaaaaaaaaaagataccagagtccagaattgtgtattttttggtcactttgtatgccggaaaaaaaattaaaaatttcttTATTTTGGCGTGATTTAGAAAAATTTCCCCTGGCATATGTATTGTATCTCTTATATAACGTCCTGTGATGTCaagcatatataaaaattacgCAAATTAGTGGCAACCCTAGTTATTATAAGTGAATGCATTGAAATGAAGGGCACCCTCTGCGCTATGTTACAGTATATGTCGCCATACTGCTTTAGTGTGTAACATAATTGTGATGAGATTCACCTGGACCCCATGTGTATTGGGCGGTGTTCACACACAATCTACCCTACATGGACGGAAGTCCTGAGACATCAACACATTACACCTTCAGGACCTTCTACATccatagaaattaaaggggtattccggcccctAAGAACTTATCTACTATACAGAGAGGTCAGTCCCCCATATTTTCGTGAAGATACACTGCAGATCCATTCCATGTGACCGTTCCCTAATATGGAGCTGCTGATTTTAACTCCAAATGAGGTTTGGAGTCAACAGCTGTTAaacgttggagtacccctttaagtgtccctctgtgtaatcgattttaattagttttttttatgatttatttGTGGATGTGTGATGCTTCATTGTTACcccaggccagtgtttcccaaccagggtgcctctatcttttgcaaaactacaactcccagcatgcccggacagccttcggctattcggacatgctagaagttgtagttttgcattggctgaaggcaccctggttggaaaacactatcccAGGAACAATGGCAGCAGGAAGTTCCAGATAACTATTAATActgggataaaccctttaaggttGTATCTTTTAATGTTTCCGTGTTCTACACCAGCAGCAGTCACCGGTCACCGCCACCTAGAGTGTAATGGAACCATCAAAATGACTGTGTCTTCTAATGTGAACATATTCAGAACCCTTTAGAGAATCTTCCACATACAGTGTCACTAAGGGAGTCATCCATATGCAGTGCCACTAAGAGAGTCATCCATATGCAGCGTCACTATGGGAGTCATCCATATAGTGTGTCACTGAGGGAGTCAACTATATACAGTGTCACTAAGAGAGtcctccatatacagtgccactaagagagtcctccatatacagtgccacTAAGAGAGTCCTCCATATACATTGCAAACAAGAAAGCACATTACATACAGTGCCACCAACCTATAAGTCACACCTGGAGGATCCTCTTGATACAATGTGAAAGGACACATTGGGCACTTATATCACTATTTTTGCACCATGACAGTCACCATATTTATAAAACCAGAGTAGtcaacacactgtgcctctggtataatactgccacacactgtgcccctgatgtaatactgccacacactgtgcccctggtataatactgccacacactgtgccccttatgtaatactgccacacgctgtgccccttatgtaatactgccacacactgtgacccaggtataatactgccccacactgtgacccaggtataatactgccacacactgtgcccctggtataatactgccacacactgttccccaggtataatactgccacacactgttccccaggtataatactgccacacactgtgcccctggtataatactgccacacactgtgcccctggtataatactgccacacaccgtgcccctggtataatactgccacacactgtgcccttggtataatactgccacacactgtgcccctggtataatactgccacacactgtgcctctggtataacactaccacacactgtgcccctggtatactgccacaaactgtgccccaggtataatactgccacacactgagcccctggtatactgccacacactgtgcccctgatataatcctgccacacaccgtgccccaggtataatgctgcctcacatttTGTCCCtggtataatcctgccacacactgtgcctttggtataatactgccacacactgtgcccctaaatatatttctgccacacactgttcccacggtttaatactgccacgcactgtgccTCTAAAATAATATTGCCAAACAATGTGCCCTGTAGCGAATAATTGTACCTCGGTGTCTCTTAAAACAATGAATGATGtgtctgtgcccccacaatgaatgctgccactatgcccccatgccAATTTTGCCCTactatgaactgtaccactatgTCCCCACattaactgtgccactatgcccctatgtactgtgccactatgctccAATGAACTGTACCACTATTCCCCCATGAACTGTGCCACAATGTCCCATTAACTGTGCCATTATGCCCCCATGAGATGGGCCATTGTGCTCCCATTAAATGCACCACTATGCCCTCATGAAGTGTGCCTCTATGCCCCTGTGTACTGTCACTATGCCCCTATAAGCTGTGCCACTGTCCCCCCATGAACTGTGCCATTATGTCCCTATGTACTGAAACACAATGCccccataaactgtgccactatgccccccatAAGCTGTGCCATGATGCCCCTATGAACTGTACCAGTATGTctccatgtactgtgccactatacccccatgtactgtgccacgaTGCCCCTATGTATTGTGCCACTGTGGTGAGCCACAGTGAATGGccggaccacggggtgtagcggtgtaggtggatggggcagatgatattaaccccatgggtaaggtgttattaacccccaatgttcgtgacgccagagtggtttttgggtatcgggaaccacccaaacgatatctcAGCTATAGCAATGGCttggcagtgaaatgagagtccacgaccaggttatggtttagtGGAGGCTTTGCtaaggtcagacagttgttatagtctctatagctcggccagaatcccagagaggtgacccggaacacagaaggacctcacagcttgctgggactagttgtacctgtaatagactttagataattgactttaggcttgactggactgtaggtagtgacagcagacatagacttgccttactggaagtgactgtagatttgagtccttccaggtagctggacactagcactgagacatctggtctccactgttcctcagcaaGAGTGATGGTAGAAGAGCAAAAAGAGCcaaaagaggcagattgcagcacttcccttccttataaagggggactgtactagaagcccataggtcaagctgcggttcatgtgttaagctggtgctctctgggtaacatcatgtgagcgtaacatctcacaggtcctttagacaattacattagtcctccaaaggtcctttatactgattatacattagtatactgactatacatatagcacaataaataacattaaagtaacagcaggggagataCTGCAGAagagccccaggtcactgagggactcaacctgacaggacctaagtgtagtgcaggacctgatgctgtactgggacattacaccactatgcccccatgaactGTGCCATTATGCGCCTATGTACTACAACACTATGccccataaactgtgccactTAGTTCCAATTAACTGTGTCACTATGCCCCATGTATTGTGCCACTACTCCTCCATGTACTGTgtcactatgcccccatgtattGTGCCACCATGCCTCCATGTACTGAGCCACTATGCCCTCGTGAACTTTGCCACTATTCcccaataaactgtgccactttgCCACCATAAGCTGTGCCACTATGCCTCCATGAACTGCACCACTATGCTTCCATGTACTGTTCCACTATGTTCCCATTAACTGTGCCACTACGCCCCCATGTCTTGTGCCACTATACCCTCATGTGAcactatgcccccatgaactGTGCCATTATGCCCCAATGTACtgcaccactatgcccccataaactgtgccactatgttCCCATAAACTGTGTCACTATGCCCCCAAGAGCTGTGCCATTGGGCCCCTATAAACTgtaccactatgcccccatgtattGTGCCATTATGctcccatgtactgtgccactatcccCCCATAAACTATGCCACTATGCCACCATAAGCTGTGCCATTGCGCCCCTATGTACTGTACCAATATTTCAaaatgtactgtgccaccataCCCCTATGAACTGTATCACTATGGCCCCAAGAAATATGCAACTATGCCTCTAATACTTGTACCACAAAGTACCATGTACTGTGCCCCTATGCCCCCTATGAACTGTGCAGTTAACTCATTACGCCGACTGCATCAGAGAAGAAGCGCCGGGCAGGGAAcaaagaggggaatttatcatgaaatttagacagcttttttttttgtctaaatttgttgcaggtTCCGTGTGGTTTTTCCTGCAACATTTCATTTAGaatgtttaatttttattacCACGAACTGATCTGatttagatcactttgtgcagtggtcactaattgATCATGTGCAACTGTTCTGCAAAAAGTCTCAAAAAATGTGCACAGACCATATTTAGAAGAAATCACAGGGCAATTCAACCATGCCCAAccatgcgacaattgtattagGGTCCATGTGACTTTTAATAGAATTGTCACACAGCCCGCCACTGCTAtgcgacattaaaggggtattcaaggccaaaacttttttttatatatataaactggctccggaaagttaaacagatttgtaaattacttctattaaaaaaatcttaatccttccaataattattagcttctgaagttgagttgttgttttctgtctaactgctctctgatgactcacgtcccggtagctgtgcagttcctatggggatattctcccatcatgcacagctcccgggacgtgacatcatcattgagcagttagacagaaaacttcagaagctaataactattggaaggattaaacatttttaatagaagtaatttacaaatctgtttaactttccggagccagttgatatatataaaaaaaaggttttgcctggaatacccctttaaagctgagcAGTTCAGTGGGCATTCAACAACGTCCATGCACCATTTTATAAATTTGCCGCATAAACGCCACTTTGCCTGCaactttttttaatctacagtgaaCAAAGACCAAGTACACTTTTAATAAATGCCCCGTAGAGTGTCTTAgacaccaatacaaatgaatgaggggagagATGGCAAGTGGTCCGGATGTCTGGCAGTCATGGTCTGGACCTGGACCACGGTCAGCCTGTTGGGTACCGCTGCTTTACATCATATCTGGTGCTGTGTGTGCAGCAGATTTACAGGAATAGTTGTAATAGGAACATATTGCTGAATAGGTTTACATACTCacaagtgtgtgtgttttatccACTATATTTAATTCTAACTCTACATAGATCTATATATACCGCCTATATGACCACTGTGCCAATATATACCACTAGCAGTTACACCACCTACCCCCCAAACACTGAAGAACCCCCCATGAATTATTATTGTTCCTCTTGACTTTAGACCATGACCAGGGGAATGAGACCTGCACCAGGGCAAAAGGGACTTGGACCCCAAGGATCATAATAGGTGCCTAAATCCATTGGTTTcaaaaatgtggccctccagatattgcaaagctacaatgcccAACAagcctgggagttgtatttttgcaacacctggaggtccatagtttggagaccactgtggtccATCATAAGGTCCATCAAACTGCACAGGGTAGCAAACAACCTAAGGTCAACCCTAGATGTCCCTCATGATTCCCACATCACATTGTATATGGCAGAGCAGGTCTATAGGGCCAGTGTCAGGCAGGTGCCACCAGAGCATCCCATGGCCGATGACATCACCTGCACACGACCAACTGCCGTTTACTCTCTGCTGGCGACCGACGTGACTGGACCGAGGTCTACAGACTGAAGGAGAACCGCTGAGATGGCGTCCACTGGACATGGAGAAGATggcgaggaggagaagaggaagagcgaaggcaagaggaagagggaagaggaaggcgaggatggagtcaagaggaggagagaggacgatggaggatcagaggatgaggagccaacacctgggatggcgaccactggacatggagaagatggcgaggaggagaagaggaagagggaagaggaaggcaAGGATGGAGTCAAGAGAAGGAGAGGAGATGACGACAGAGGATCGGAGGATGAGGAGCCAGCACCTGGGATGGCGTCCACTGGACATGGAGAAGATGgcaaggaggagaagaggaagagggaagaggaaggcgaGGATGGAGTCAAGAGGAGGAGAGATGACGATGGAggatcagaggatgaggagccaacacctgggatggcgtccactggacatggagaagatggcaaggaggagaagaggaagagggaagaggaaggcgaGGATGGAGTCAAGTGGAGGAGAGGAGACGAGGATGGAGGATCAGAGAATGAGGAACCAACACCTGGGATGGCGTCTACTGAACATGAAGAAGATGgcaaggaggagaagaggaagagcgaaggcaagaggaagagggaagaggaaggcgaGGATGGAGTCAAGAGGAGGAGAGACAACGAGAATGGAggatcagaggatgaggagccaacacCTGGGAGCAGCCAAGGAACATCGGGCCCCTACCCCAGGCTTACCATCAGCCACTACAACCTCCACCAAGTCCTGGGTAGAGGCAACTTCGGCAAAGTAAGTTCTATCTCCATCTtgttttctgttatcagccattttagGCTGCATTTGTATTGTTGTGGGTTGCAGTGTTGTGGTAAGGTGGgtctgctggtacttgtagtcccaCAATATTATGCCCCTGATGGCTTTGGTGGTTATGCACATCCATATAAAACTCCCTGAAGGGACTACACTTGGTATTAGGTGTGAACGGATCCCTTGGGGCACCTCCATGTACTGTGTCCTGGCAGATGGAAGTTGGGATGCCCAAGATGGTGTGGTTGCAGGAAACCAGACGCAGGGAGAAGAGAAGGTGCAGCGGGGTCTTCTGGAGCAGTGTGTAAACAGTACAtataggggggatttattaagatCTGTGCAGAGgatgagcggtgcagttgcccatagcaaccaatctgaaaaataaaagaagcaaactggttgctatgggaactgtaccgctcttcctctacacaggtctttATAATGGACACGGGAATACTCAATAATATAAAGTAAATGTATAAAAGTTCCTATGTGCTGATATTATATCACTGTAAATTGTTCCTCCAATACCGCAGGTAATaaataataatgggggagatttatcaagacctgtggaaaggaaagttgcccagttgcccatagcaaccaatcagatcgcttctttcatttttcagaggccttgttaagaatgtaagaagtaagctgattggttgctatgg
This Hyla sarda isolate aHylSar1 unplaced genomic scaffold, aHylSar1.hap1 scaffold_549, whole genome shotgun sequence DNA region includes the following protein-coding sequences:
- the LOC130339667 gene encoding protein kinase C theta type-like isoform X2, with the protein product MASTGHGEDGEEEKRKSEGKRKREEEGEDGVKRRREDDGGSEDEEPTPGMATTGHGEDGEEEKRKREEEGKDGVKRRRGDDDRGSEDEEPAPGMASTGHGEDGKEEKRKREEEGEDGVKRRRDDDGGSEDEEPTPGMASTGHGEDGKEEKRKREEEGEDGVKWRRGDEDGGSENEEPTPGMASTEHEEDGKEEKRKSEGKRKREEEGEDGVKRRRDNENGGSEDEEPTPGSSQGTSGPYPRLTISHYNLHQVLGRGNFGKVVLASVPGRDTHMAIKIINRREDNEGTIKRERRILLAARDCPFLCHLYAAHQSLERAYFITEYLSGGSLEDLIRICCYLDINNIRFYAAEMVCGLQFLHGQNIVHRDLKPENIMLDAEGHIRIIDLGLAQDGVTASSKIDGVTGTFYYMAPEVLLGQEYYTAVDWWSLGIVLCRMATGRFPFFIGHSKQKVFKAITRKEPKLPPGMDAAIEHLISQLLRKNPDKRPGVRRNIWKHPFFSTIRWEELEERRAKPPCGSGL